One Micromonospora sp. FIMYZ51 genomic window carries:
- a CDS encoding NAD(P)-binding domain-containing protein — translation MAVSSSRVAVIGAGAAGLATVKALLDAGCAVVAYEKGDRPGGLWVRDNSSGLSPAYASLHLNTSKRRTEFADFPMPADWPDYPSASRVASYLADYAQSFGLLPHIRFGSTVTRVERDRLWAVTTESGDTERYDAVVVANGHNWHPRYPDPAYPGTFHGTQMHAHDYRTPDVFLDRRVLIVGMGNSAMDIAVDASHVARGPVLLSARRGVHIVPKYLFGRPADATGGALAALPWRLRQRIAETLLRLAVGTPQRYGLPAPAGGLFQNHPTISDTILHRLTHGEVTSRPGIERLDGERVMFTDGSADPVDVIVWATGYRVSIPFLSPQWLGPDPQQLPLYQRVFHLDDPSLAFVGLMQSTGAALPVVEVQAKLVAAYLSGGYALPGIDEQQHAVQRALRAAIERWGTNARPHMRIDFDRYVADLPREIAAGRKRLARGGRTFTAEERVV, via the coding sequence ATGGCCGTTTCTTCGAGTCGGGTGGCGGTGATCGGTGCAGGAGCAGCCGGTCTCGCCACGGTGAAGGCGCTGCTCGACGCCGGTTGTGCGGTGGTGGCGTACGAAAAGGGTGACCGGCCCGGTGGCCTGTGGGTCAGGGACAACAGCAGCGGCCTGTCTCCGGCGTACGCCTCCCTGCACTTGAACACCAGCAAACGCCGCACCGAGTTCGCGGATTTTCCGATGCCCGCGGACTGGCCCGACTATCCGTCGGCCAGTCGCGTCGCCAGTTACCTGGCCGACTATGCGCAGTCGTTCGGGCTCCTTCCGCACATCCGGTTCGGGAGCACGGTCACCCGCGTCGAGCGTGACCGGCTCTGGGCGGTGACGACCGAGTCCGGTGACACCGAGCGGTACGACGCCGTGGTGGTCGCGAACGGCCACAACTGGCATCCGCGCTATCCGGATCCGGCTTATCCGGGGACGTTCCACGGCACCCAGATGCACGCCCACGACTACCGCACTCCGGACGTCTTCCTGGATCGGCGGGTGCTGATCGTCGGCATGGGCAACTCGGCCATGGACATCGCGGTGGACGCCTCGCACGTCGCTCGGGGGCCGGTCCTGCTCTCCGCCCGGCGCGGCGTCCACATCGTCCCCAAGTACCTGTTCGGCCGCCCGGCCGACGCGACCGGCGGCGCCCTCGCCGCCCTGCCGTGGCGGCTGCGGCAGCGCATCGCCGAGACCCTGTTGCGGCTCGCCGTCGGGACCCCGCAGAGGTACGGCTTACCCGCCCCGGCCGGTGGCCTGTTCCAGAACCATCCGACGATCAGCGACACGATCCTGCACCGGCTCACCCACGGCGAGGTGACCTCACGTCCCGGCATCGAACGGCTGGACGGGGAACGGGTGATGTTCACCGACGGCAGCGCCGACCCGGTCGACGTGATCGTCTGGGCCACCGGGTACCGGGTGAGTATCCCGTTCCTGTCCCCGCAATGGCTGGGCCCCGACCCCCAGCAACTGCCGCTGTACCAGCGAGTCTTCCATCTCGACGACCCCAGCCTGGCATTCGTCGGTCTGATGCAGTCCACCGGTGCCGCGCTGCCGGTCGTGGAGGTCCAGGCCAAACTGGTCGCCGCGTATCTCTCCGGCGGCTATGCCCTGCCCGGCATCGACGAACAGCAGCACGCCGTGCAGCGAGCCCTGCGCGCCGCCATCGAGCGGTGGGGCACGAACGCCCGGCCGCACATGCGTATCGATTTCGACCGGTACGTCGCCGACCTGCCCCGGGAGATCGCGGCTGGCCGGAAGCGCCTCGCCCGGGGCGGACGCACCTTCACCGCCGAGGAGAGAGTGGTTTGA
- a CDS encoding SDR family NAD(P)-dependent oxidoreductase: MSARDPRGLRVLVTGASGTFGRAICARLDELGAQVVGLDLAPRADDPVRVLACDITDDDAVPAVVREAIDQLGGLDLLINNAGIGGPAPAELAPGAEVRRQLDINLLGTWRVTAACVDALVASGGRIVMLSSRMAVMQLPLAAAYGASKRALVAYADALRLELGTHVGVTCVYPSAVRSPIHDSTAAAGLSLEGMSQYEPLDGVVRTVLRAALSRRPRRDLPTTRRGAVEFFLARHLPALTDRIVARILAGRVRSGAFQGAELAAGVVARHEATR; this comes from the coding sequence TTGAGCGCCCGAGACCCCCGCGGATTGCGTGTCCTCGTCACCGGTGCCTCCGGCACGTTCGGCCGGGCCATCTGTGCCCGGCTGGACGAGCTGGGGGCCCAGGTCGTCGGGTTGGACCTGGCCCCCCGTGCCGACGACCCGGTCCGGGTCCTGGCCTGCGACATCACCGACGACGACGCGGTGCCGGCGGTGGTACGCGAAGCAATCGACCAGCTCGGTGGGCTCGACCTGCTGATCAACAACGCCGGGATCGGTGGGCCCGCCCCGGCCGAACTGGCGCCGGGCGCGGAAGTACGCCGCCAGCTCGACATCAACCTGCTGGGCACCTGGCGGGTCACCGCCGCATGTGTGGACGCGCTGGTCGCCTCTGGTGGCCGGATAGTCATGCTCAGCTCGCGGATGGCCGTCATGCAGTTGCCGCTGGCCGCTGCGTACGGTGCCTCCAAGCGCGCTCTGGTCGCGTACGCGGACGCGCTGCGTCTGGAGCTCGGCACCCATGTCGGCGTCACCTGCGTGTACCCGTCGGCGGTACGAAGCCCGATCCACGACTCGACGGCCGCGGCCGGGCTCTCGCTGGAGGGCATGAGCCAGTACGAGCCGCTGGACGGGGTGGTCCGGACCGTGCTGCGCGCCGCGCTCAGTCGTCGTCCTCGCCGTGATCTACCCACCACCCGGCGGGGCGCGGTCGAGTTCTTCCTGGCCCGTCACCTGCCCGCGCTTACCGATCGGATCGTGGCGCGCATCCTCGCCGGCCGGGTCCGCTCCGGCGCGTTCCAGGGCGCCGAGCTGGCCGCGGGTGTGGTCGCACGGCATGAGGCGACCCGATGA
- a CDS encoding CYTH domain-containing protein codes for MTAIPEAVHEVEVKYRVGDEAALLAALAAHGVVLSDAVSQDDQAYAPSAWRYGMSKIGVPFARLRTQDGRHLFTVKRPVDNEMACLEHETLVADRGQMHAALVTMGFTPTVRIVKRRRTGRWGEVSLCLDAVEGLGTFVEAEAFIGTDESGRATQERLDGLIRSLGVPAARTTDTYDSLLRSAAAPG; via the coding sequence GTGACCGCTATCCCAGAAGCAGTGCATGAGGTCGAGGTCAAGTATCGCGTAGGTGACGAGGCAGCGCTGCTGGCGGCTCTGGCAGCTCACGGGGTTGTGCTGTCCGACGCGGTAAGCCAGGACGATCAGGCATACGCGCCTTCGGCGTGGCGGTACGGCATGAGCAAGATCGGGGTACCGTTCGCACGGCTGCGCACCCAGGATGGCCGGCACCTGTTCACCGTCAAGCGGCCGGTGGACAACGAGATGGCCTGTCTGGAGCACGAGACCCTGGTGGCCGACCGGGGGCAGATGCACGCCGCACTGGTGACGATGGGCTTCACGCCGACGGTACGAATCGTCAAGAGGCGCCGCACCGGCCGATGGGGTGAAGTGTCGTTGTGCCTGGACGCCGTCGAGGGGCTGGGCACGTTCGTGGAGGCAGAGGCGTTCATCGGTACCGACGAGTCCGGCCGCGCCACGCAGGAGCGTCTGGACGGCCTGATTCGCTCGCTCGGGGTGCCGGCGGCGCGCACAACGGACACGTACGACTCGTTGCTGCGGAGCGCGGCGGCACCTGGTTAG
- a CDS encoding SMI1/KNR4 family protein, whose product MFEGPDRGIFPDRDPDTFWDDNEYALGAYVDVPPSPALIDSVEADLGYRLPASYVALMRSHNGGMPHDRCCPAPSRTTWAETHVAVDGIMGIGRKRRYSLAGEAGSRFWIEEWGYPAIGVYFATCPSAGHDMIAFDYRDSGPDGEPRVVHVDHEWDYQVTVLAPNFVSFVQALRPESQYEEEIIARRLAFCRQGFPS is encoded by the coding sequence ATGTTCGAGGGGCCTGATCGGGGGATTTTTCCGGATCGTGACCCGGACACCTTCTGGGATGACAACGAGTACGCGCTCGGCGCATACGTCGATGTGCCCCCGTCGCCCGCGTTGATCGATTCGGTGGAGGCGGATCTGGGTTACCGGCTGCCGGCGTCGTACGTGGCGTTGATGCGGTCGCATAACGGGGGGATGCCGCACGACAGGTGTTGTCCTGCGCCGAGCCGGACCACGTGGGCTGAAACTCACGTCGCGGTGGACGGCATCATGGGGATCGGACGAAAGAGGCGTTACTCGCTGGCAGGCGAGGCAGGTAGCCGCTTCTGGATCGAGGAATGGGGCTACCCGGCGATCGGCGTCTACTTCGCCACCTGCCCGTCCGCCGGACACGACATGATCGCGTTCGACTACCGGGACAGCGGGCCCGACGGCGAACCGCGAGTAGTCCACGTCGACCACGAGTGGGACTACCAGGTGACAGTGCTGGCACCAAACTTCGTGTCCTTTGTGCAAGCCCTGCGGCCTGAGAGCCAGTACGAAGAAGAGATCATCGCCAGACGGCTGGCCTTTTGTCGACAAGGCTTTCCGTCATGA
- a CDS encoding DddA-like double-stranded DNA deaminase toxin, whose protein sequence is MPADPATLPERVRHAVDHFQTRPAGATRPTLGVFNGEEIYSGGGDRSLAADLDHDPLRGPPVTFYDHAESKAAARMRHTNAREADLAIDNTVCGSNDRDQTYPWTCDKMLPAILPAGSRLRVWVTRDGGTTWWHRVYTGTGERTTP, encoded by the coding sequence GTGCCAGCCGATCCGGCGACCCTGCCCGAACGCGTACGCCACGCCGTCGACCATTTCCAGACTCGCCCCGCCGGCGCCACCCGGCCCACCCTCGGCGTCTTCAACGGCGAGGAGATCTACTCAGGAGGCGGCGACCGGTCCCTGGCCGCCGACCTGGACCACGATCCGCTACGCGGACCACCAGTCACCTTCTACGACCACGCAGAGTCCAAAGCCGCCGCGCGAATGCGCCACACCAACGCCCGGGAAGCCGACCTCGCGATCGACAACACCGTCTGCGGCAGCAACGACCGCGACCAGACCTACCCCTGGACCTGCGACAAGATGCTTCCCGCCATCCTTCCGGCGGGTAGCCGCCTCCGCGTGTGGGTCACCCGCGACGGCGGAACCACATGGTGGCACCGTGTTTACACCGGCACCGGAGAAAGGACCACCCCGTGA
- a CDS encoding DUF6036 family nucleotidyltransferase yields MSGSDGVLMGRAELERAFARLGERLVRRGVVADIFVVGGAAMALAYDAKRVTRDVDAMFVPHGVVLDEARAVADDLGLPPWWLNEQASVYVSGKTDPGRRRVFDHPGLRVMAASPEHIFAMKALAARARDVDDLRTLAALAGVATVDDAVRLCSDFYPDEVISPRAMGVIRELFE; encoded by the coding sequence GTGAGCGGGTCGGACGGCGTCCTGATGGGGCGCGCGGAACTGGAACGCGCGTTCGCCCGCCTGGGCGAGCGGCTCGTCCGCCGTGGCGTCGTCGCTGACATCTTCGTGGTGGGTGGTGCCGCGATGGCGCTGGCCTATGATGCGAAGCGGGTGACCCGAGACGTCGATGCGATGTTCGTCCCACACGGCGTCGTTCTCGACGAGGCCCGTGCGGTGGCCGACGATCTGGGACTGCCCCCGTGGTGGCTCAATGAGCAAGCCAGCGTCTACGTCTCCGGCAAGACCGACCCGGGCCGACGGCGGGTCTTCGACCATCCCGGGCTGCGCGTCATGGCGGCTTCGCCGGAGCACATCTTCGCGATGAAAGCACTCGCGGCCCGGGCCCGCGACGTGGACGATCTCCGTACCTTGGCGGCGCTGGCCGGCGTCGCGACGGTGGACGACGCCGTACGCCTGTGCAGTGACTTCTACCCAGACGAGGTGATTTCACCACGGGCCATGGGAGTCATCCGCGAACTCTTCGAATGA
- a CDS encoding MFS transporter produces MTALRGAAGEVRTRAGDLIAYATGSVGMGVWVTVPGLLLLYFLTNTLGVSPFLAGLTLLLPKIIDIIVHPMLGSRSDREARSSGHRLGMLRVGLLLPVAMVAMFSVPAGFSGASAALWVGGWFIAGNLLFACFQVPYLTTPSDLRVGYHERTRVFMFRMLFLTFGLLGAGVAAPALVESGQRGDYGWMALLLSGVMVISGLVALTGVRRLTAHAGFRMPDQQAAHSTIGDIAVAWRDPDFRALVLSYLFTGTTTHLFLAALPFYTKYVFDNSGLTAVFMGAFLGPAVVAGPVWMQVSRRIGKQPGLLICQAVFVAGSLAPLLGYGTGPAVAVVGVLGVAFAGLQLFAFSMVPDAVAAAEQRGTVRAGAYTGVWTATEATGTAIGPYVYSAVLALGGFISTTEGQTVTQPESAHTALLIGFTVVPAVLMAAALTFQVRWKLDRTRHTG; encoded by the coding sequence ATGACGGCGCTGCGCGGGGCGGCGGGCGAGGTGCGGACCAGGGCAGGTGACCTGATCGCGTACGCCACCGGTTCGGTCGGGATGGGCGTCTGGGTGACCGTTCCCGGCCTGCTGTTGCTCTATTTCCTCACCAATACGCTCGGTGTCTCGCCGTTCCTGGCCGGCCTCACCCTGCTGCTGCCGAAGATCATCGACATCATCGTGCATCCGATGCTGGGCAGCCGATCCGACCGGGAAGCGCGCAGCAGCGGACACCGGCTCGGCATGCTGCGGGTCGGTCTGCTGCTTCCGGTGGCCATGGTGGCGATGTTCTCGGTGCCCGCCGGTTTCTCCGGCGCATCGGCGGCGCTCTGGGTGGGCGGCTGGTTCATCGCCGGCAACCTGCTTTTCGCGTGTTTCCAGGTGCCCTACCTGACCACCCCGTCCGATCTTCGAGTCGGGTACCACGAGCGCACCCGGGTGTTCATGTTCCGGATGCTTTTCCTCACCTTCGGGTTGCTTGGTGCCGGTGTGGCCGCACCGGCGCTGGTGGAGTCGGGACAGCGCGGCGACTACGGCTGGATGGCCCTGCTGCTCTCCGGCGTCATGGTGATCTCCGGGCTGGTCGCACTGACCGGGGTACGGCGTCTCACTGCCCACGCCGGTTTCCGGATGCCCGACCAGCAGGCGGCCCACTCGACCATCGGTGACATCGCGGTCGCCTGGCGGGACCCCGACTTCCGTGCGCTGGTGCTGTCCTACCTGTTCACCGGCACCACTACTCACCTGTTCCTCGCAGCGCTGCCGTTCTACACCAAGTACGTCTTCGACAACTCTGGGCTGACCGCCGTGTTCATGGGGGCGTTCCTCGGTCCAGCGGTCGTCGCCGGTCCGGTGTGGATGCAGGTGTCCCGGCGCATCGGCAAGCAGCCTGGCCTGCTGATCTGTCAGGCGGTCTTCGTGGCCGGTTCGCTGGCGCCGCTGCTCGGCTACGGCACCGGGCCGGCTGTCGCGGTGGTCGGCGTCCTGGGCGTCGCGTTCGCCGGGCTACAGCTGTTCGCGTTCTCGATGGTCCCGGATGCGGTCGCGGCCGCCGAGCAGCGTGGTACCGTCCGGGCTGGCGCCTACACCGGTGTCTGGACTGCCACCGAAGCCACCGGCACCGCAATCGGCCCCTACGTGTACTCGGCCGTGCTCGCCCTAGGCGGCTTCATCTCCACCACCGAGGGGCAGACCGTGACGCAGCCGGAGTCCGCCCACACCGCCCTGTTGATCGGCTTCACCGTGGTTCCGGCGGTGCTGATGGCCGCGGCGCTGACATTCCAAGTGCGCTGGAAGCTGGACCGGACACGCCACACCGGTTGA
- a CDS encoding peptidase → MVVRLSRHRLLALLCGVVAALTLATPALATPIPVGAVRSDAAAGWLARQLVDGERFEAVFDGVAYPDQGLTLDAVFAFAAAGVADDFGAPALAWISQPSVRDGYIGDGTTEAYAGATAKLALAVAVRGGDPTDVGGVDLIARLRSLQTPGGRFTDQSAWGDFSNAFSQSFAILALKRTAQGVPAVAAGWLAGTRCPDGGYPLLPAQPVCTSDVDATALVVQALRAAGRWADAAAGLRWLVSVQRADGGFTNIDGVANANSTGLAAQALRDGGRPLAWLRARVFLAGLQVGCTAPPANRGAVDFDGGAFDPGTAIRATAQAVLGLTGTGYARLSTTTATTGAPTLVCR, encoded by the coding sequence ATGGTCGTTCGCCTGAGCCGGCACCGCCTGCTCGCCCTACTCTGCGGTGTCGTCGCCGCCCTCACCCTCGCCACACCGGCGCTTGCCACCCCCATCCCGGTGGGTGCCGTCCGCTCGGATGCGGCCGCAGGTTGGTTGGCCCGCCAACTGGTCGATGGGGAACGCTTCGAGGCCGTTTTTGACGGCGTCGCGTATCCCGACCAAGGGCTGACTCTCGACGCGGTGTTCGCGTTTGCCGCTGCCGGTGTCGCCGACGACTTCGGCGCACCGGCACTCGCCTGGATTAGCCAGCCTAGTGTCCGGGACGGGTACATCGGCGACGGCACCACGGAGGCATACGCGGGCGCGACCGCCAAACTCGCGCTGGCCGTCGCGGTACGCGGCGGCGACCCGACCGACGTCGGGGGTGTGGACCTCATCGCCCGGTTGCGATCGCTTCAGACACCCGGTGGCCGGTTCACCGACCAGTCAGCGTGGGGCGACTTCAGCAACGCCTTCAGCCAGTCCTTCGCGATTCTTGCGCTGAAGCGGACCGCGCAGGGTGTGCCGGCGGTCGCCGCCGGCTGGCTGGCCGGCACCCGGTGCCCGGACGGCGGCTACCCCCTGCTGCCCGCGCAACCGGTATGCACCTCCGATGTGGATGCCACCGCCCTGGTGGTGCAGGCGTTGCGGGCCGCCGGCCGATGGGCCGACGCTGCGGCTGGCTTGCGCTGGCTGGTCTCCGTGCAACGTGCCGACGGCGGGTTCACCAACATCGACGGAGTAGCCAACGCCAACAGCACCGGGCTGGCGGCGCAGGCGCTGCGCGACGGTGGCCGGCCGCTGGCCTGGCTGCGGGCTCGCGTGTTCCTGGCCGGATTGCAGGTCGGCTGCACCGCGCCCCCGGCCAATCGGGGAGCGGTCGACTTCGACGGCGGCGCCTTCGACCCCGGCACTGCCATCCGCGCCACCGCTCAAGCCGTCCTGGGGCTGACCGGTACCGGATACGCCCGGCTCTCCACCACCACCGCGACCACCGGCGCACCCACTCTTGTCTGCCGCTGA
- a CDS encoding serine hydrolase domain-containing protein: protein MPAAWASVAVLGIGAGATVPVSAAEAATGDGAKASTRFDRRDLKSAINGIHRAGMPGVYAEVRDDRRVWRDAAGVADVKTGRPVTPNMRHRVGSITKTFTAVAVMQQVEQGSIELDAPIGRYLPQLVPGERGRRITVRMLLNHTSGLPDYLPYAFPSLQNFPAEGSTKSLDDNRFRQWHPVELIRMGLAAPPADEPGVAPGTYSNTNYLLLGQLLEKVSGVEAEQYITRNVIEPAGLRNTGFPTGTNIKGPHAEIYEAFFGLINPPRDYTVYNMSWVSTGAGLVSTVDDMNRFYGMLLAGRIVKRSSLEQMQRTVPVISQTGEIVDYGLGLHRYTIAGCGTFWGHDGTVWGAQTLSMTSVDGKRQMSIAMNLVRWNKLDASGRPQHHPIDDALSAFQKEAVCD, encoded by the coding sequence TTGCCGGCAGCATGGGCGAGCGTCGCCGTGCTGGGCATCGGCGCAGGCGCGACGGTTCCCGTATCTGCGGCGGAGGCCGCGACGGGCGACGGCGCGAAGGCGTCGACGCGCTTCGACCGCAGGGACCTGAAGTCCGCGATCAACGGCATCCACCGTGCGGGGATGCCGGGTGTGTACGCGGAGGTGCGCGATGACCGCCGGGTTTGGCGTGACGCCGCCGGCGTCGCCGACGTCAAGACGGGCCGTCCTGTCACGCCCAACATGCGGCACCGCGTCGGCAGTATCACCAAAACGTTCACCGCCGTCGCCGTAATGCAGCAGGTCGAGCAGGGAAGCATCGAACTTGACGCGCCGATCGGCCGGTACCTGCCCCAGTTGGTTCCCGGGGAACGCGGTCGCAGGATCACCGTCCGGATGCTGCTCAACCACACCAGCGGCCTGCCCGACTACCTCCCCTACGCATTCCCCTCGTTGCAGAACTTTCCTGCCGAAGGCTCGACCAAGAGCCTGGACGACAACCGGTTCAGGCAATGGCACCCGGTCGAGCTGATCAGGATGGGCTTGGCGGCGCCTCCCGCCGACGAGCCCGGTGTCGCCCCCGGGACCTACTCCAACACCAATTACCTGCTCCTCGGCCAACTCTTGGAAAAGGTGAGCGGCGTCGAGGCCGAGCAGTACATCACCCGCAACGTCATCGAACCCGCCGGTCTGCGAAACACCGGCTTCCCGACCGGGACGAACATCAAGGGACCGCACGCAGAGATCTACGAGGCGTTCTTCGGCCTGATCAACCCACCGCGCGACTACACCGTCTACAACATGTCGTGGGTGTCGACCGGGGCTGGCCTGGTGTCGACCGTCGATGACATGAACCGCTTCTACGGGATGCTGCTCGCCGGCAGGATCGTCAAGCGGTCGTCGTTGGAGCAGATGCAGCGCACGGTCCCGGTCATCAGCCAGACCGGCGAGATCGTCGACTACGGCCTGGGGCTGCACAGGTACACGATTGCGGGCTGCGGCACCTTCTGGGGCCACGACGGCACCGTCTGGGGAGCCCAGACGCTGTCCATGACCAGCGTCGACGGCAAGCGGCAGATGTCCATCGCGATGAACCTCGTGCGGTGGAACAAGCTGGACGCCTCGGGGCGGCCGCAGCACCACCCCATCGACGACGCGCTGTCGGCCTTCCAGAAGGAAGCGGTCTGCGACTGA
- a CDS encoding DUF6244 family protein: MSLTDSIGVDVQSMTAGVARAQQEAAAADHGVEQIAARAVASGFVGITAGLARVRQMIGQARSRLAEATDVLGEASRAVSSVGRQPSPQETIAALTPAIAALTTAEGSVTAAASAVDDARRLATTALQGGQPGPTLARLQQILQIPAAVRPEELRPGNTSTRHWHRPDRSVTWETRAGRRKRHQPTARHVPSSRRCDTTPARSPW; encoded by the coding sequence ATGTCGCTGACCGACAGCATCGGTGTCGACGTGCAGTCGATGACGGCGGGCGTGGCTCGGGCACAGCAGGAGGCGGCAGCGGCCGACCATGGTGTCGAGCAGATCGCCGCTCGGGCAGTGGCCTCCGGTTTCGTCGGCATCACGGCGGGGCTGGCTCGGGTGCGGCAGATGATCGGGCAGGCCCGATCCCGGCTGGCAGAGGCCACGGACGTTCTGGGTGAAGCGTCCCGGGCGGTGAGCTCGGTGGGGCGGCAGCCCTCACCGCAGGAGACCATCGCCGCCCTCACACCGGCGATCGCGGCGTTGACGACAGCCGAGGGCAGCGTGACGGCGGCGGCGTCCGCGGTCGACGATGCGCGGCGGCTGGCCACGACGGCGCTACAGGGCGGGCAGCCCGGCCCGACGCTGGCGCGCCTGCAACAGATACTGCAGATCCCGGCCGCCGTCCGCCCCGAGGAGCTACGGCCCGGCAACACGTCGACGCGGCACTGGCACAGGCCAGACAGGTCGGTGACCTGGGAAACTAGGGCTGGGCGGCGGAAGCGACACCAACCGACCGCCCGCCACGTCCCCAGCAGCCGACGATGCGACACGACCCCAGCAAGATCCCCGTGGTGA
- a CDS encoding TetR/AcrR family transcriptional regulator, translating into MQHDGVVPRSISPQGRAGRPPLTSRAQILGAARKIIDRDGWEKLTIRRLAGELGIGLATLYHHVRDREDLLVELLNEHAEQTLRGDLPDTPRDRIIAAITAIHDSLAAWPWAAEVLTTDGFLRRLGQPALRMVEAVVGGAIDHGCTPEQAVHVFRSLWYYTVGEILVRAHSEGRRHGDGPPAQNDTFFTEIDTSRLPLLAGVGDRWPALAAQDTYPQALRAFVDGLLAQAT; encoded by the coding sequence GTGCAGCATGATGGGGTCGTGCCGCGATCCATTTCACCGCAGGGCCGCGCCGGTCGGCCCCCATTGACCTCCCGCGCGCAGATCCTGGGGGCCGCCCGGAAGATCATCGATCGGGACGGCTGGGAGAAGCTGACCATCCGCCGGCTGGCGGGCGAGCTGGGCATCGGGCTGGCGACGCTGTACCACCATGTGCGCGACAGAGAGGATCTGCTGGTCGAACTGCTCAACGAACACGCCGAGCAGACCTTGCGCGGTGACCTGCCCGACACGCCCCGCGACCGCATCATCGCGGCGATCACCGCGATCCACGACTCACTTGCCGCATGGCCGTGGGCGGCGGAGGTTCTCACGACCGACGGCTTCCTCCGCCGCCTCGGCCAACCGGCCCTGCGGATGGTCGAAGCCGTCGTAGGCGGAGCCATCGACCACGGGTGCACGCCCGAGCAGGCGGTCCACGTCTTTCGAAGTCTCTGGTACTACACCGTCGGCGAGATCCTCGTTCGCGCCCATTCCGAGGGCCGTCGGCACGGCGACGGCCCGCCCGCCCAAAACGACACTTTCTTCACGGAAATTGATACATCGCGATTGCCGCTCCTGGCGGGCGTCGGCGACCGGTGGCCGGCACTCGCCGCGCAGGACACCTACCCGCAGGCACTCCGCGCGTTCGTCGATGGGCTGCTCGCGCAGGCCACGTAG
- a CDS encoding helix-turn-helix domain-containing protein, with translation MTHPDGWTTVVDLIERVVGDDELLPSVVAGVRTTVREVSALPTSDIAGHTRALLVAATRALVARRGPTEAELSFVADLGVTRARQGVPIESVLGAIHFAERAIWARARELARDQGVSAEQLLDVRDLYDDWAEAVRARLISAHRATGASTDPLPGRRDTALLRRLLQGGSAATLAAAEAGLPVTDGLWVLVARPGDTAAGIERAVREHPPVLCATVDDLMVGVLSRAPSARLKGTGTVAGLAGPAEPEKLAPVQRLATAALTAAESTGRTGLIHIADVAWLAALAERADLATVLLDRYAPAWATLGPTAQSVAHAVLAWLESDRDVDLAGARLFVHPNTVRNRVRRFAAVTGINPAGTFDAMTAWWLCRTWLHDAT, from the coding sequence ATGACGCATCCGGACGGCTGGACGACGGTGGTGGACCTGATCGAACGCGTCGTGGGCGATGACGAACTGCTGCCGTCGGTGGTCGCCGGAGTCCGTACCACCGTGCGGGAGGTCTCCGCACTGCCCACCTCCGACATCGCCGGGCACACCCGCGCTCTGCTGGTGGCCGCAACCCGCGCATTGGTCGCACGGCGCGGCCCCACCGAAGCTGAGCTGTCGTTCGTCGCGGACCTCGGTGTCACCCGTGCCCGGCAGGGCGTGCCGATCGAATCGGTGCTGGGCGCGATCCACTTCGCCGAGCGCGCGATCTGGGCCCGGGCCCGGGAACTCGCCCGGGACCAAGGCGTCAGCGCCGAGCAGCTGCTGGACGTCCGGGACCTTTACGACGACTGGGCCGAGGCCGTCCGGGCCCGGCTGATCAGCGCGCATCGGGCTACCGGAGCCAGCACCGATCCGCTTCCCGGGCGCCGGGACACGGCACTGCTGCGGCGGCTGCTCCAGGGTGGTTCGGCGGCCACGCTGGCAGCCGCCGAGGCTGGCCTTCCGGTCACCGACGGGCTGTGGGTGCTCGTCGCCCGGCCCGGGGACACCGCCGCCGGCATCGAACGAGCCGTGCGCGAGCACCCGCCGGTGCTGTGCGCAACCGTGGACGACCTGATGGTCGGAGTTCTGTCCCGGGCTCCGTCCGCCCGCCTGAAGGGGACCGGGACCGTGGCAGGGCTCGCCGGTCCGGCCGAACCGGAGAAACTCGCGCCGGTGCAGCGGCTCGCCACCGCAGCCCTGACCGCCGCCGAGTCCACCGGCCGCACCGGACTGATCCACATTGCCGACGTGGCCTGGCTGGCGGCGTTGGCCGAGCGGGCAGACCTGGCAACGGTGCTGCTCGACCGGTACGCGCCCGCTTGGGCGACACTCGGACCGACTGCCCAATCGGTGGCGCACGCCGTGCTCGCCTGGCTGGAGAGCGACCGCGATGTCGACCTCGCCGGGGCGAGACTTTTCGTGCACCCCAACACGGTTCGCAATCGGGTCCGGCGCTTCGCCGCCGTCACCGGCATCAACCCGGCGGGCACCTTCGATGCCATGACCGCCTGGTGGCTTTGCCGAACCTGGCTGCACGACGCGACCTGA